The Triticum aestivum cultivar Chinese Spring chromosome 6D, IWGSC CS RefSeq v2.1, whole genome shotgun sequence genomic sequence GTAAAGCCGGCACATCTGATTCAGATCTGGCCTTCTTTTGTGCAGACTGCTTATCTTCTGTCTCAGGAAGTTTCTCAGATTCTAAGGTGGAGCTAGGTTCATCAGAATCACTGAGATCTTTTTGCGGTGTCCCAGCTGATAAATTTTCAAAAGGTGGTTCAGAATCTAACCCCAGCATGAATTCATCTAGCGAAGGAATTGGTGGAAGATTCTCTGCGTCTTTCAAGTCATCGACCATAAGTTCATCAATAAGATCTGCTTTCTCATTTTCAATATATTCAACATTGCCTGATGAATCATTGTCACCTGTCCCACCATCCTCATCTTGTGACATGCCATCAGAACCCTTGTCCTTAACTTCTACACCAGTTTTATCATCCATACTTGTTTCATCATTGGTTTTTGTTTCACTTTCAACAGCTTTTGGTGGAACATGAGATAGAACATTACCCCCAAGCTCAACCTCCACTGAAATACCATCAGTTTCTTCTATTTCAACTTGGAACTCTCCTTTGTGTGTTTTCCTCACTAAACGCCTGACATCAACTTCAGTGTTAGGAAGGACAACCATTTTTTCATGTTCTTCGGCTTTAGCCAACCGCCACTCTGAGAGCTCTTTGGAAGCAAGTTCCTCCGCAGTCATTGAACAAAGGCGATCGGGTGCAAGTTCTCCAGATATGACCCTCGACCTTAACTCAGGGTTGCCTTTATCTTTTAGATTAAACAGAAGAGATCTGCCTCTCTCCTTGTACTTCTTGTTCACTCCACCAAACAGTTTAAAGAGTTCCTCTTCAATTCTAAATGCCAAGCTTTCAGCCTTCTGGATCATACTAGCCTTATCTGTTGCTGCCTTGTCTGTAGACTTTATTCTTTTTGATTCAGACTCTGTCAAATTGCCTGTAACCCCAGGCTCAATATCAGAAGCCCTGTCCCTCTTCAAATTAGGTTGTGTCACAGGTTCAGGCATCCCAGCAGCAAAATCAGAAACCCAACAAAGGCCATGACCTTGCAAGAGTTCATCTGTGACAACCATACTTTGGCCTAATACTTCATCTTCTGAAGGAAGGTGCTTTAGTTGTTGCTGTTTATCATCATTTGTGCTTGTGATCATGTCTGATGCTATGCCACAGCCTAACTTCTTATCTCCCTCGCATTTCTTAGCAACATCAGCATTGTCTGCCTCTGAATTGGTTGTACTCGCATCCTTGGATGTGGTCATCACTGTATCCTGCACTTCATCTCCCTCCACCTTCTTCTGGTCTGCTGACCCATCAGACTGAAGGTTCTGTGCAGATTGTTTCTTATCCTGCTGGTCAGAATCCATTACGAGTGCAGCAGAAAGTGACTCCCTGAACTTTGATCTCACAGATTCAAACTGCTGAGGCTGAGCCTTTGATGGTAGTTCTTTCTGTGCAGGACGCTTGGTAGATAATGCAGATTTCATCATCTGAACCTTTGGAGAAGCAACACTTTTCTTTCCCGCAACAGATGGCGACAGCTGTGATCCAGTCATTGCTGGCAAAGATGTTTGAACATTCAGCACCTGCTGCGGCGGCCTCAATGATACTCTGCTTACAGATATAGGATGTGAAGTCTCTGGCCTGGAAGCACCAGCTTGGGCAGCTTGTTGACTCATAGGGACAATATAATATGAACTGACAGGTACCGAAGCTCCCGTAGAGAACATTGGCTGTGCACCCCAGCCAGCAGATAGGGGAGGATAGAATGCAGTGGGATACCCGGTCTGAGTAGGTTGGATATTTGAAGAGGGGAGTGCTTGAGATCCCATGCTAGCTGACATGGGTTCCTGGCCCTGCTTTGATAACTCCATTGTGCAGCCTCTTTTCAGAGCTCCAAGACATAAGAATGAGAATAATCAGTTGATGAAGCATAAAAGTATGAATGATGAAATGAAACGAAACTCCTGCACTAATTCACAAGTGGCCTATGCTGTGTTGTTGCCAATCAAATGAACAGGACCTAAGTTCTACAATAGACTAAACATGATGTTCTACTCTCTGTGTTGTTTGTAGAGATGAAAAACAGGACACTCATATACTATTTGTCATGAGATGCACACGTGCGCGTTCAATTCTAACTGCTCATCTTATAAGGAAAATTTCAGTCTCTTGTCTACAAACTAGAAACCCATACAGAAGCACTCCAACAGCTTTTCTACATCAAAATCACagcatacatatatacatataagAGCCCCAAAATCACATAGTACTCCACTAGCAAGGGACAATCACGCGTGCTTCAAGCAACCAAACCCAATCCAGCTGACGAGTTTCCACAGCTAGTACGTACTACCAAATCATGGTAGGGTTCAGCGGCAGATGCAAAAAAATATATAGTTTAGGTTTAGGGTCTACCGTCTATGCATACCTTGGGATTGGCCGGGGCGGGGAGGAGGGGATCCGTCGACGACGCGGTACCACAGCTCGCCGCCGCGGTCGCTCTTCGTGCTCGCCCCTCGCCTTCGTCTCAGGCCGCGCCGCTCGATTCACGCCAGCATGCCGCCGCGACCGGCcgcaggaggagggagggagggaggcgggaGCGGGCGCCCCTTGACCGGCCGAAGCAGGACGAGGGCCGGTGGAGGGAGGTGGGGTTGGGGTCGCTGGCttggtgcgccgccgccgccgcctgcggttgggaggggaaacggagaggggggataggagtggaggaggggatggGGGTGGGGTAGATGGGTGGGTGGGTTACGAACTTACGATACGACGACTCGTGTCACGTGAGGCGCCTCTGCTCTGGCTCTGCCCGACCTCGGCTGCTGGTTGGGTCCGGCCACGTCATCTCAACCAACCAGACAATAACTCGGGTTTTCAGATCATAAAATGTTGCAGATCGGGCTCATTTGATTCGCAGCAAATTCATAAGATTTTTTATTTTACACTCAAAGGAATTCATATGATTTTTAGAGGAGCTTAGAGGATATGTTCCCCTCCGTTTTTATTAATTCTGCATGTTACATCTGACTAAAGTCATAGTACTTTATATAAATCagtatgaacatttacaataatataaatctatatgatgtgaaagtgcaTTCAATAATGAGTGTAATGGCGTTGATTTGCTATTGTGTATGTTTTCTTTTTGTAAAACAACTATAAATGGTTCGGGGATGTAGGATTATCAATTTCGCAATGCACTATGTTTTGGGGGTAAATTTTTCTTCCACTCAAATATCTTGTTATAGTTTCATTTGTTTTTCTGTAACGTCAAACACTCTTGATGCAAATTTATGTGTTTTCGAGTCGGGTAGGATTTTTTACACGGATATCATGTACTTCCTTTATAGACTAATATAAAAATCGCTTAGATCACATTCAATTGGATATGACACTTCAATCTTGCGGGTTTTTTTTCTATTCATGAGTTCCGAGGACCATGTGAATCAAAGAAGTCCTTAGGTTTGATTACTTTATCTTTTTTTTCATTGTGATCGTATTCGCCCGGTATACATGTTCCTCTAGCGATCAATGGAACTCCATTTTTATTTGCATGCATGTGATGCTCGTTCAGTAGGTAATAATAAGGCTGGTAGCAGATTCTATAGTGTCACCCCGGAATTGAAGGAAGTTGAGGAACTCTTGAGCCCATGAGGAGCAGGAAAAGAAACTCATGTATAGGTTTAGTTTCATATTACACTTTGTTTCCTTCCATTGGACAAAACCATGGTAAGTACTCCAAGTTGTTGACGGTGCAGAAGGTTGTTCATTAAAGGAAGATCGAGAAGGAAGACATCCAAGGCGACGCCACCACCAAGCGCCTGccatgtgtcgtcgccgccgccaccacgtcGCCGACTCCATCACCACCATCGCCAATGCCACCTCCACCACTCCTTCTTCCTTCCCCATCACGGTCTCCATGATGGATCGCAATCACTCTTGAACCTCCTTTTAGTGATATATTTATTTGAGTATTGGTTGGTTATGGATATGACCTAGTACACCAAGATTGAAATAGGGTACTCGTTTATGTATGTGTCTCTTAAATGGTTTTATTCACTTTATGGTGAACTTAGTGTTTGAGAAGTCCAATTCACCGGTGTAGTTGAAGACATCCAACTCGCGAGGGCTCACATGAAGTTGATTGGTATTTGTGTGAACTGATAGACCTTACAAGTGATATTCTTTGATATCTTGAGATGAGCACAACTTACATAGGAAGTACTATTGTCCATAAAAATTAATGCCTTTGGTCCACTCTTTGCGGCCTTAATTTCTTCCTTAGACGTGGCAGTATGCGACAGGGAAGAAGACAATTGAGTTGCCTCAACAGACGGTAGGTTATAGGTAAAGTTATGTGAGGAACTGCTCATGCTTAGTAAATTATTATCACTAACCAAATTATGTGGTAGTGACCCAACTAGCACTGACCCATCATTAGATTAACACATACAAGCGCCACCAACTACTGACCCGTTGCATAAACACCATTTTTGCTCGAGTAAACATTGCCTAGTTCTCCTTAGTTTATTTCTCGGTTTAGTCATAGTATTCATTTTATGTTTTAGTTAATACATAGTTTAATTCCCTTGTTTACCATTTTCCTAACAACCGATAAAGTAAGCTATTTCTAAACAACGGCTTGGGTGCGAACGTAGCTGCATATGTGACAAAGTAGTTGTGGGGTTGGTAATTGCCTTACTTTATCCATTTAGAGTTTGGTATATAAGTTATGCTTAAATTTTTTCATGAATTGTGCTTGTCAACCAGCCATGTGCACTTGCAAGACATTAAGCACCTGCGGAACTTGCTCGTGCGCCTCCCTTGATCAAGTGTTCGGCACAAATGCACATGGGTTGCACAATGATGTCGGTATGCATCAACACAATGAGTATTTTATTACTTACATTGTCCATCGGTTGGAGTGCCTTCTTTGAGTTTAGAAACATGCACCGCCAAAATGAATGTGAGATGATGCTAATTGTTGGAATTTATATGAGACTTTACCCACCTACTAGAGAAACAAATAAGGGCCAAAGAATTTAAATCCAAACCCCTACGATAATTGTTGTGCATAATATTGTCATAAAAGAAGATCAATTCAAAGTTTCTAAATAATGCAAATTGAAACAAGTTCGAGCATTCAGACCTTCTATTTTGCATTTTGATCATAGTTTGGTATGTCTTTGTTTCTCTTGATCCATGGAACTCCAATTTTACTTTGCATGCAACGGTCATTAGCCGGATAGACACATCAAAAACAACATGGGGTATGTTGTCTTCCTAGCTTGTCATGAGCCAAAGCAAAACTACTACTATTGCTCCCTCTAGTTCTCTAAAGTGTATAAACCGCTTTAGATAATCTACGTGGTCGCTATTATCATAAATTAGTATTATGCATGATACTAGTGCATGTTACTCTTCACTACGAGCAACCTAATTATCTACTTCATCATATTTTTTTGGTACAGACACTTAATATGAGCTAATGCATGGGTCGGTCCAGACCTAAGTTCACATCTCACTATGGTCAATTATGGATCAACCCATGAACTCATGTACTATGGGCCCCATAACCAACATAAGGATACCCTTTGAGGTGTCATTAGGTTTCTCAGAAAAGCTCGAGCATGATAATCCAACTATCTTAGGGCTCAATGAGGTCGTGCAGCTCAATAGGTGTGTTATAACCATGTAATTTTGCTTATTTGGTCGACCATCCAAACATCTCTGGCTCTATACAATGTACAGTTGTTCTTACACTTGTGAGCATTGTTTTTCATGTATAAAACTCTTGTTTGAATTAGCTAGGCTAGAGGTTTCCTCCTTTTTCATGCAAttggtcattgggttttgtgtttgCTTGGCGCGACATTATTCTTATAGTGAGCTTTGTTCGAGCCAAACTAGATGAATTTTTTTCTTCAGGGGAGACACAGTTGTACATTCACATAGTTATTTCAATGGGGATGACAGAGTTCATGATAAGTGATAAGGTGTGATCTCATTTCTTTTGGCAGATGAAATGAGGTAAACAGAATATATCACATGATTAAGTTGTCGAGCATTTTGTTCTCCTAGTGAGGTGGGAGCTAGGTATGATCAACATCAAAGTTATGGCCAGGCAGGCCTAGATAGTACGTTTCAGGGAGGGCTTTGGATCCATATCTTTACAAACAAGTACGTTTCTGATGATAGAGCAGAAATAGTTCATCCAACTTAAAAATCCCAATTTGCCAAGGCTATTGGCAAGATTTGGCATTTGTTGCGTCTTGGTACATGATTTTGAGGTCCATGAAGGGCATACGTGATTTCATGACTAGGTTCCCTTGGCTCTTTGCAATTGCGGAGGAGCCCAATGCTAAAGTTGCTCATGCTTGGGTTGGGGGTAGATGGTCCCCCGTTTTAAGCAATGATTGAATCTATTGGACTTTGCAGAAAGGGACAGATTGGTGGGAGCCTTGGTAGGGAAGATCAGTTCCGACGGTCAGGGTACAAATAGTTGGAAACTTGAGCCTTTAGGCCATTTCTCCACGGGCTCCTTGTACATAGAGATTTCTAATAATTTTGGAGTTTGCGACACCCTTGATATCTAGAAAGTGTCTACCCAGGCTAAAATCAAGATTTCCTAGTGGCGGGTAGCTAGATACCACATCCCTAGTGGGGATCGGGTCCTTAAGCGCCATGGACTTGGCGATGGCAAGTGTGTGTGATGCAGATGGGATGAAACATGCGACCACATTTCTTTCCTTGTGTAGTGACTCACTTTGTTTGGAGTGTTGTTCGTGGACCGATCATGGCGTCATGGAATTCAACCGGCTTTGATGATTTCCACTCTTTGGTTACCGGAACTCAACGCAATGACCGCAAATTAGCTTGGAAAGCGAACACTGCTCTTTCTTGGTCCTTATGGACAATTAGGAGCAAGCCACTCATTGGGGACTGCAACCATCTAGCTGACCTCATATACAAAATGCTTTCTCTTTTACAGctattttttgcgagaaaacttccgatctattcatcttcaatcatggcaatacgacgaacaccagaaataataaaaattacatccatatTCATAGACCAACTAGCGACGACTACATCTATTGATGCTCTTGAGTAGACATCGGGAGTTACCTCCGCTTAACCGGCTCCTCACCAGCATGTGCACAAGGGTGGCAGCCTTGCGGAGGGCGACACGTCAAGACGACACAGGCTAGGGCAGCCTTCAGAACGagacccactacaaaaaaagacacatccgtgacattttgggccgaacgaaatttttttctgtcatacttatgacacttctatgacgataattgtgacaaaacccggtatcatcatagatgtggtgggctcctacttctatgacaaaaaatcatgacagaaaatgggcttttcgtcctgggcgggccggagacgcagctgcatgacattctttgggccgtccatgacggaaaaaaccgtggtagaagcgagggcgaggaaaatatcggggtgttcccggttacggtgcgtggtcggggccgagcgatgcacggaggtttgtgcgtttctctcgtacacacacgcgcgtgggtgcggggcgttgggctctaactgaacccgagcgaggcgttcgcctactgaacccgagcgattgcactgcaggctacgcgttactgaacccgagcgatcgatcgatggctgttaactgaacccgatcgagtgattccttcactactgctgctaactgaagccgatcgatgttgcctctggatgaacagtgagcgttgctgggggggtttggatgaatagttcccggtgggggtggatgaacaggaccccgtggtgttgcctctggatgaacaggaccccgatcgatcgagccggttggggctggatgaacaggcccccgtggagggctgaatgaacaggacgaccccgtagagggttggatgaatagtagacggtggagggctagatgaacagtagcccgtggaggggtggttgaacaggagcccgtggagagggctggttgaatagtagacagtggaggctggatgaacaggaggccctggatgaacagtcgcaggtggaggctggaggaggtcgatggtggatgaacagtagcccgtggaggctgaaggaggtcgacggtggagatgaacggtatcccgtggagtcccgttttgcggtacgccacacccctcccgatgaacaggacccccgtttcgaccgtagcgctcgaacacaagtctgtttcctccgtttgcggtacgccacacccctcccgatcaacaggaccccgtttcgaccgcaggagctccaacacaagtccgtttcctccgttttgcggtacgccagacccctcccgatgaacaggatcccgttttgaacgtggccggtcgaacacaaggccgtttcctccgttctgcggtattataagtgcatctagtgccccttagtgattttggtgtattgaagacttataggttaagggactaatgtgtttgtgagtgtacacaggtctataagtctatgaggagtttgatatttacagagaaagtcgacttctagaaatgaagttcttcgactgaagactttggatttttgaagactttctgaagactttgaaagtgaagaaattggtgtgaccttgaagacttggcattcattcaaggaacatgaagcgtgaagacttttgttttcgtagtttcattttctctttcttgagtcataggaaacaccgtactgttaaagggggtcgaggaaatactaaggaaaaatttccatgtgatgctcaactcaaatcctacacctaccaatcccttcgagtgaagccattggaaatctcatacagctcagtcaatttcttcagtaacagagacgaagttcttctggtctctgaggaatttgttctgactgaggagttaggaattcgccagtgcggattgcctacacagtgaggaacatgatagccctgaggaatttgatagtcagatttccgaccgttgctgtgctacgcgccagctgtcccaaaatatctacccacctaacggtcatatcattgaagggcatttatgtcttatcatgtcgggctgctccctaggctataaatagccgcccctataaccactagctggttggctgctccgagagaaactgacacttgtcatttgagagcatcccatcctccgaggactttgagcgaaaatcatcaagtgaggaaacccaaacccaaacacctacaaacccaaagtgattgagcatcactgaagagattgatcctgcgtggatccgacgcttgttacctttgaagactgtgcatcttccaggcggttaggcgtcatggtctagagaatccacgaggaaattgtggatcgccgagtgaccgagtttgtgaaggtttggaagtcacctgaagacttaccacgagtgattgggcgaggtctgtgtgaccttatctcaaggagaatacggtgaggattgtgtgtccgggactgtgcgtcctcaggtttaaatacctagccgctccaaccagacgtacaactgtcacagcagttggaactggtctaccaaatcattgtcttcaccaagcctactggttctatttcctcaactctttcatttcctcattattgtgttgtgtgcttgttcatatctgtttgaagactttgactgaagactttctcaatttcctcagttcaatttcttcagtctgtttgtcttcatcctgttttatcctgtgcttacgctttctgtactctgtgcttgttttcatttcatcatgatgaccatccTTCTATTCTGTTATGTaagcatctgagtacttattccgctgcaaatagttcttcgcttaggaatttcatcaccctgaaattcctcagtgaagaattcataaaaatcgcctattcacccccctctagtcgatataatgcactttcaattggtatcagagtaaggtactcccttgttctgtgtgattttggtttaactacctggagttttagttatgtcgaccgtaggAATGAAGACTGtttcatgccccatctttgacggtcacaagtatcccaagtggaaggccatgatgaagaagcgcctcatggcgatgaacagtgagctgtggaccgtcactgagattggtcttaccgatctgtgcaagatggcggaagctgatgacattcgcaagtacactcttctcaacctcacggcgaaggacgtcatctgctcctgtctgtctcaaaatcagttcaggaatatcatgcatctcgatcatgcaaagcttatctgggaccgtctctctgaggtttatgaaggtcatcgaacccgtcatgatccttggtttgaggatttcaaggaatctctcaaagcgatgacatttgaACCAGAATCATCGTCCTCTACACCAtgcatgccttatggcaaaaagtgctaaggtaactgaatgctacctatccgagtccagtgatgatgaatttggacccagttatgtcaaacttgcttccctttccactaaacaacaaagagctttggaaaaagttcaatacatgctaaataagagcgatgatatgttgggtgaagaaatggatcagtcgaaagctttggctgaaagtcttcagagacttcagtccaagtttgacaaccttcaaagtcatcataacactctcttatctgatcatgagaagctttcttatgaatttgttCAAAGAAAGCAATATTTTGAAAAgataagggtgagttatgaagatcttcagaaggagcgcgattcattacttgctcaacaaatcagcgctgctcaggaagaatttgttcctccatgtttgaagtgcattgaacgagaatctgctaattcttcacctgaatgttcaaatgcttcaaatgttacaaattcttcacctatttctgctatcactaattccttatctgaggacaatgctagtatcactgctgatgcagggctgaaggaattgtacatgacaggcatgtacaaaagcctcaaagggcatcaggctctttgtgatgtgcttaaaaagcagatcctcaacaggaaccctaggaaagagggtattgcctttgagaggaaactcaatgctgatgggacttactggaagcctgagcagtatcccaaaacctcttGGGTTGctgctgtcggagtaaatggccatgggtagcctaaccaactacccctggctcttcaaagaTTATCAGGCCACTCGACCCTTCAAGCATTCAAAGcttagggccgccttcccccggtcgGCTACCCCAGAAGCCGACTCTCAAAAGGCGACCCGGCCTCGGCAACCTCCCCCAAgatagctacgagatggccgactccaggaagccggccgtgGAGagtgccgactccaagaagccggccaagaccgcacccaccaaaactacgcccacataacggcgacacgacggggtgtggccacagtacgGCCCACTA encodes the following:
- the LOC123143278 gene encoding death-inducer obliterator 1, with translation MELSKQGQEPMSASMGSQALPSSNIQPTQTGYPTAFYPPLSAGWGAQPMFSTGASVPVSSYYIVPMSQQAAQAGASRPETSHPISVSRVSLRPPQQVLNVQTSLPAMTGSQLSPSVAGKKSVASPKVQMMKSALSTKRPAQKELPSKAQPQQFESVRSKFRESLSAALVMDSDQQDKKQSAQNLQSDGSADQKKVEGDEVQDTVMTTSKDASTTNSEADNADVAKKCEGDKKLGCGIASDMITSTNDDKQQQLKHLPSEDEVLGQSMVVTDELLQGHGLCWVSDFAAGMPEPVTQPNLKRDRASDIEPGVTGNLTESESKRIKSTDKAATDKASMIQKAESLAFRIEEELFKLFGGVNKKYKERGRSLLFNLKDKGNPELRSRVISGELAPDRLCSMTAEELASKELSEWRLAKAEEHEKMVVLPNTEVDVRRLVRKTHKGEFQVEIEETDGISVEVELGGNVLSHVPPKAVESETKTNDETSMDDKTGVEVKDKGSDGMSQDEDGGTGDNDSSGNVEYIENEKADLIDELMVDDLKDAENLPPIPSLDEFMLGLDSEPPFENLSAGTPQKDLSDSDEPSSTLESEKLPETEDKQSAQKKARSESDVPALQGKSESKSESPKQKSESPKQKVGSELVPDVPRDGELIKSSPEKVESKEPAAASANMSNPVSTVNHKTTAGPMIRESIWEGAIQLTLSSLTNVVAIFKSGEKPSGKEWSSLIEIKGRVKLSAFQDFLEQLPKSRSRAIMVTELCWKEGSSESGRQQLSQTIDSYIADERVGLAEPADGLELYLCPPQGKTLEILSQHLPKEHLGGLAVAETSIIGIVVWRRPSVPRVSSHQRHDGSKRQSAPRKPQVTGSTSAHRPSTPQNSHGVPPGFPNQRHHQHQEEDVTDDDVPPGFGPGVVARRDEDDLPEFNFVNPAANVTTHAFKGQRHVPPTSARPVEQMRELVQKYGKRSSVESRPWADDDDDDIPEWNPIQQSRQPPPFTPTPQQPLPPPPPLPPMQQIHHAYQQYNPNAMQPLLPQVAMQYSLSSQQQLPLVQQQQLQLQPSQTWQQQPSAWWPATAQQGGPAAAGSAVPAPQYGGVIMPNGSSAQAGNLGGAPWGPR